In Mytilus edulis chromosome 3, xbMytEdul2.2, whole genome shotgun sequence, the genomic window CTCTCACAGTATTTTAGTCGGTAAGTTTGAGTTGTTATGGAATATTTTATATAAGAAAGTCGTTCCCATTTGCAGGCTTTCCCTGTTTACAATTTCAGAGAACAGATTCTATTTATGTTAATGGTCTGGCTCTTGTTTACTCTTTTTTATGGTCTGAAATGctcatattttgtaatttttaaaagattCAAGATCTAAGGTATTGTTATCCAAATTTTGTGCTGAAAATGGTTTGACAAGCTGATATTTTGTTTTGCTCCCGAATTATGTTTGTCAGTGTAAAGTTTTATgcttgttttattgtttatttattagtTATTAGCATTACTGACGTTAGATGGGAGGCTTGCATTAACTCATTagtttttcattgtcattttgttagagatatagtttttgtttttgatcTTGTTTTAGTTTGCATTATTTCCTAGCAAATTTTCTAGATGTTAGACTTATTTAGCTGTTTTAAATACCATACCTGCAATTGTGTTAATGTACTTAAAATTTGACTAAACAATCAATGAACCAGCCCAAATATACCATAgaaacaatgttaaaaatacgataaattaaatatttgagGATTTCAGTGATAACTGCAAGCAAGCTTCATCTAGATGATgcattcttttatataaaaagaagatgtagtttgACTGTCAATgcgacaaaatgacacagaaattaaaaaatataggtcactatacggtcttcaacaatgtgCATTTGTCTTTTCCTGAACTGACACAGTTTGTTGCtccttatataatttcatttattttgaatcaTTGTTTGTTATGTGATTATATGCCATCATTCCTGCATgtcatttgaaataaataattaagcAATGAATTTACTTCGTTTATTTACAGGCATTGCCATAGGTTCAATAAACGGACCTTGCTTGTTTGTACTCGGAAAGTATTTTGACAAACGAAGGAGTTTAGCGAACGGAATAACTATGAGTGGAGTCAGCTTTGGTGGTCTTATAATGGGACCTTTATCCAGACTTCTTATTGATACATATGGACTTAGGGGAGCCTTCCTCATAATTGGAGGTATTCATTTTCATACAGTTATGGCAGGCGCTTTATTGCGACCAGAATCTTTTTATCGGgttgttattaaaaaaagaaaccgTAAAATCAGTGATGATAATAACAAAgatcagaaaataagaaaaataagtgATGGTAAAAGCCCAGAACGTAGAACTAGAAAAATAAGTGATGGTATAAATAGGtcagaaaataaatatagaaaaataagtgATAGAAATAGCCCTGAACATAGAACTAGGAAAATGAGTGATGAAAATAGCCCAGATCACAgaattagaaaaacaaatgatCCAAAAAGCTCAGTCGGAACATCAGAACAAAGAACACGAAAATTTAGTGACACTAGAAAACCAGAAACAAAATCACTGTTAGAAGAAAATAATGATCAGTCTGACGGATTCCGTCCAAGATCACTCACAGGCGACTCGTTTTCGCCTTTAGCTAGAAAAGCAATGCTACAAAGAATGCGTTCAAGAACAGACTCGGAAGTTATGCAAGTTGAAATGGACCCAAGTTTAGTTGAATCAAACCACCATACCAGTTCGTCTCAAGGAAACATACTTGGAAGTTCCGAGACGACAAGAAGACATTATTTAAGTAACGAATATTTATATGATATCAATACAGCTGAAATAATTAGATCAATAAGTGATGATAGTGTTAATAAGGTTGATACAACTTTAGAAACCAAACATAGCTTTGTGTCCGTTCTTCGTTATGTGTTCAACTGTGAAATATTTAGAAACATTGAATTTACTTTGTTTATAATAGCTTTTTTAACAGGAAGTATTGGTTGCTTATA contains:
- the LOC139517883 gene encoding monocarboxylate transporter 12-B-like, translating into MTVIKSSTMNKKHKEKVKELPHPVDCGWSWVVLLASFILFVTFGGILRSFGIYMVEFFTVYNTDSTSSSLIIGLQFATSSVVGFLSMTVGLKFFTPRQVIMTGGFIGSLGLICNTFAQSIYFFIFSHSILVGIAIGSINGPCLFVLGKYFDKRRSLANGITMSGVSFGGLIMGPLSRLLIDTYGLRGAFLIIGGIHFHTVMAGALLRPESFYRVVIKKRNRKISDDNNKDQKIRKISDGKSPERRTRKISDGINRSENKYRKISDRNSPEHRTRKMSDENSPDHRIRKTNDPKSSVGTSEQRTRKFSDTRKPETKSLLEENNDQSDGFRPRSLTGDSFSPLARKAMLQRMRSRTDSEVMQVEMDPSLVESNHHTSSSQGNILGSSETTRRHYLSNEYLYDINTAEIIRSISDDSVNKVDTTLETKHSFVSVLRYVFNCEIFRNIEFTLFIIAFLTGSIGCLYPIMFIPPLADFHGIDKTRTSLIISISSVVDIFGRAGSGIFADHGFIGRKQIMIIALIICGIINSLNPFYTEFWSLVLYSVIYGLIGGTMFAINSSTLSEIIEPERFGQAIGLMTGGQHIFFGIAGPFNGALRDLTGSYNATFFFFGFANFFGAFLLVVDVIYIKLNGQRKTQLAEVELET